A window from Opitutales bacterium encodes these proteins:
- a CDS encoding HAD-IIIA family hydrolase, with product MDQLYKQHLEGESDSFDQPAALFLDRDGTLIEHIRYLHDPKKVRLFSGVRSALQSAQYAGVRLFLHTNQSGVSRGYFTLEDAIACNDRMFSLLNLEKPFDGTKICTESSAEQPVYRKPSPRYILEMIQLHRLDVERCVMIGDSRSDMEAGMHAKINVIAVRGGAGDSEDPDWPAFLEAHGIPQFQSADTAIRAALERIQ from the coding sequence ATGGATCAACTGTATAAGCAACACCTTGAGGGAGAAAGCGACTCCTTTGATCAGCCAGCGGCTTTGTTTCTTGACCGCGATGGTACGCTCATCGAGCACATTCGCTATCTACATGACCCTAAAAAAGTCCGCCTTTTTTCTGGTGTAAGAAGCGCTCTGCAATCAGCACAATATGCAGGCGTAAGACTGTTTTTGCACACTAATCAGTCGGGCGTATCACGAGGCTATTTCACACTTGAAGACGCTATCGCGTGCAACGACAGAATGTTCAGCTTACTAAATTTAGAAAAACCATTCGACGGCACAAAGATTTGCACCGAATCTTCCGCTGAGCAGCCAGTCTACAGAAAACCGTCGCCACGCTATATCTTGGAGATGATCCAGCTCCATCGTCTCGATGTAGAACGCTGTGTCATGATCGGTGATAGCCGGAGCGATATGGAGGCCGGCATGCATGCGAAGATCAATGTCATCGCCGTGCGTGGTGGAGCTGGAGACTCGGAAGATCCCGATTGGCCAGCATTTCTGGAGGCACATGGGATTCCTCAATTTCAATCTGCTGATACTGCTATCCGGGCCGCCCTAGAGCGCATCCAGTGA
- a CDS encoding aminotransferase class I/II-fold pyridoxal phosphate-dependent enzyme has product MGLLSSLVRGQQNPILKRIQKDQLTKLRLKYDPYYRVFDDQQGSRVFHKGKELVMLASNDYLGLSEHPKVIEAGHRALDKWGSSTTGARVCNGSRSYHVELEEALAEFLGKEACHVHSAGYLSCASSIQPFAGRGDVILVDKNVHSSLWSGIMLSGARYEKFSHNNPESLKEALTYEKPETPKLLIFEGVYSMEGHRAPVDAFAQVAEEHQLFSIMDDAHGFGVMGPGGRGTAHHFGVSDKIDILCGSFSKALSSLGGFVAGSREAIDYLRTHSKQTLFSAALSPVQAACALAALEILKTDPEPLERLWDNTRWYRGLLEDLEIDTWGSESPAIPVVLGSKERTFFFERTLYENGVFGLITLAPAVPPGKDLIRTSISARHTADDRAVIEKAFRKAAKKK; this is encoded by the coding sequence ATGGGACTCCTATCGTCACTTGTCCGGGGACAACAAAACCCGATTTTAAAGCGCATCCAGAAAGATCAGCTTACCAAGTTGCGTCTGAAATATGATCCCTATTACCGGGTGTTTGATGACCAGCAGGGGTCGCGTGTATTTCATAAAGGTAAAGAGCTCGTGATGCTGGCCAGCAACGATTACCTGGGTCTAAGCGAGCACCCGAAGGTGATTGAAGCGGGTCACCGTGCTTTGGATAAATGGGGAAGTAGCACAACTGGGGCACGTGTGTGTAACGGAAGTCGTTCCTACCATGTCGAGCTAGAGGAGGCTTTAGCGGAGTTTTTGGGTAAAGAGGCCTGTCATGTTCACTCTGCTGGGTATTTGTCATGCGCTTCATCCATTCAGCCCTTTGCTGGGCGTGGAGATGTTATATTGGTCGATAAGAACGTTCATTCCTCGCTGTGGAGTGGTATCATGCTCTCAGGAGCTCGCTATGAAAAGTTTTCCCATAATAACCCAGAAAGCCTAAAGGAGGCCCTCACTTATGAGAAGCCCGAGACACCGAAGTTACTGATTTTCGAGGGCGTCTATTCCATGGAAGGTCATCGAGCTCCGGTCGATGCCTTTGCTCAGGTCGCGGAGGAACATCAACTGTTCTCGATTATGGACGATGCTCATGGCTTCGGCGTGATGGGACCAGGGGGGCGCGGTACGGCTCATCACTTTGGCGTGTCCGACAAAATTGACATTCTCTGCGGTAGTTTCTCTAAGGCACTTTCCAGTTTGGGCGGCTTCGTGGCTGGTAGTCGCGAAGCGATCGATTACTTGCGGACCCATTCAAAACAAACCCTCTTCAGTGCTGCGCTCAGCCCTGTGCAGGCCGCTTGCGCTCTGGCAGCTCTTGAGATATTAAAAACAGACCCCGAGCCGCTGGAGCGTCTATGGGATAATACGCGCTGGTATCGCGGCCTGCTAGAAGACTTAGAAATTGATACTTGGGGCAGCGAGTCGCCCGCGATCCCCGTTGTATTGGGATCAAAGGAACGAACATTCTTCTTCGAGCGCACCCTCTACGAAAACGGTGTGTTCGGATTAATCACCCTGGCTCCAGCGGTGCCCCCAGGCAAGGACCTGATCCGTACATCTATTTCAGCCCGGCATACAGCAGATGACCGTGCGGTAATCGAAAAGGCCTTCCGCAAGGCTGCTAAGAAGAAGTAA
- a CDS encoding anion permease, with the protein MSKAKITGLILGLIALIAPFLFPMESLWFPGAVGLGIFGIAAIFWIFECVPIWATSLLVIFLQIVLLSDESPIISNTRVEQLRLDQAYTDGVWLGPDTALEDSQAWVWNNNEWIQVPLEDLQSYSGETGIAVDADDWKLTYDGIPYSTFFNSLASPILMLFLGGFFLAAAAVKYRLDQNITRMILSVVGNKPAHIILGLMSITALLSSFMSNTATAAMMITVVIPLTALLKKDDPLRHSLILAIPCGANIGGIATPIGSPPNAVALSALNSAGISISFSQWMLFMTPLAVVMIVIAWRGLLWMFRTQTEQLRIDMSGGWDRSPKALATYVIFCLTIFFG; encoded by the coding sequence TGGGTTTGGGCATTTTCGGTATTGCTGCCATATTTTGGATCTTCGAGTGCGTCCCAATCTGGGCGACGTCGCTTCTAGTCATCTTCCTGCAGATCGTATTACTTTCCGACGAGAGCCCGATTATTTCGAATACACGGGTAGAACAGCTACGGCTGGATCAAGCTTACACCGATGGCGTTTGGTTGGGCCCGGATACCGCATTGGAGGATTCACAGGCCTGGGTGTGGAACAACAATGAATGGATACAAGTGCCGCTCGAAGATTTGCAGTCTTACAGTGGTGAGACGGGCATAGCGGTGGATGCAGATGATTGGAAACTCACTTACGACGGCATCCCCTATTCCACTTTCTTCAACTCGCTGGCTAGCCCAATTTTGATGTTATTTCTTGGCGGTTTTTTCTTGGCCGCCGCCGCAGTTAAATACCGACTCGATCAAAACATCACTCGCATGATTCTGAGTGTCGTTGGCAACAAACCAGCACATATTATTCTAGGTTTAATGAGCATTACAGCTCTCCTCAGTTCATTCATGAGCAACACGGCGACAGCGGCGATGATGATCACCGTAGTTATCCCGCTCACGGCATTGCTGAAAAAAGATGATCCACTGCGTCATTCACTGATCCTAGCCATCCCTTGCGGGGCTAATATTGGCGGCATTGCTACGCCTATCGGATCGCCCCCCAATGCAGTGGCACTAAGCGCTCTTAACAGTGCAGGGATAAGCATATCATTCTCTCAATGGATGCTCTTTATGACCCCGCTGGCCGTCGTTATGATTGTCATCGCATGGCGCGGACTGCTCTGGATGTTCCGCACGCAGACGGAGCAGTTGCGTATCGACATGAGTGGTGGCTGGGACCGCTCCCCAAAAGCGCTTGCGACTTATGTAATATTTTGCCTCACTATTTTTTTTGGATGA
- a CDS encoding AarF/ABC1/UbiB kinase family protein: MKPFEIFSNAVRAQEIVSVLVRHGFGDLLSQLGIPRDWLNHFVPENIRALNAWQRMRVACEALGPTFVKFGQVLSTRPDLLPEPMVEEFRELRSHVSALPWEKMEPILGNELGESLDVIFSRFDKDPLACGSIGQVYRAQLASSGEEVVVKVQRPGIRKAVAADLEILGWLAKQLDERVKALRPYGLPDVIEATRRSIFQELDFSIEARNAMLFNKMNPRPDKVFAPVVIEEISNSHVMVSEYVEGVEPGRDAGDRGARMAWARAGVESIFSQIMIEGFFHADPHSGNIIISKDGRVCFVDWGIVGLLTREMRFFLADFFDAVSSLNAEKVVHGVMLMSLSKKRIETEPMEQSIMFILRQYQTRIERNEDWGQLLVELFYTVRAHGVILARDYTLLAKAIISIEDVGRGLSSSFDIREVAEPYMKKLAWERWNPANLVRHTVWSFQTQLSRLREIPGDLQRLFARLEDGDVKIQMEHRGLEDAGRGFQDAINRLVIGLIIAALIIGAGEIIGNTMEPGDSIFQYPTVLGTACYGVAMVLMVWLVFDVFRSR, translated from the coding sequence TTGAAGCCTTTTGAAATCTTTTCCAACGCGGTCCGCGCGCAGGAGATTGTGTCGGTGCTTGTCCGGCACGGTTTTGGAGATTTGTTGAGCCAGCTCGGGATTCCCCGTGACTGGCTCAATCATTTTGTGCCCGAGAACATTCGTGCACTCAATGCCTGGCAGCGCATGCGTGTCGCTTGCGAGGCACTGGGTCCGACGTTTGTGAAGTTTGGTCAGGTTCTCAGTACGCGTCCGGACCTATTGCCGGAGCCGATGGTCGAGGAGTTTCGGGAATTGAGGAGTCACGTGTCTGCCTTGCCGTGGGAAAAGATGGAACCGATTCTAGGCAATGAGTTGGGTGAATCGCTTGATGTGATTTTCTCACGCTTCGATAAGGATCCATTGGCGTGCGGATCTATCGGTCAGGTGTATCGCGCTCAGCTCGCATCGAGTGGAGAAGAAGTCGTTGTAAAAGTCCAGCGCCCCGGCATCCGCAAGGCGGTCGCGGCAGATTTGGAAATTCTAGGCTGGCTGGCAAAGCAACTCGATGAGCGTGTGAAGGCTCTCAGGCCCTATGGGTTGCCCGATGTGATTGAAGCGACAAGACGGAGTATCTTTCAAGAGTTGGACTTCTCCATCGAGGCGCGTAATGCCATGCTCTTCAACAAGATGAATCCGCGCCCAGACAAGGTGTTCGCTCCGGTGGTCATCGAAGAGATCTCCAATTCACATGTAATGGTGAGTGAATATGTGGAGGGGGTGGAGCCCGGTCGCGACGCTGGGGATCGCGGCGCCCGCATGGCGTGGGCCCGCGCTGGGGTAGAATCGATCTTCAGCCAGATTATGATCGAAGGGTTCTTTCACGCCGATCCTCACTCTGGAAATATCATCATCAGCAAAGACGGTCGCGTGTGCTTTGTAGATTGGGGAATTGTCGGTCTATTGACACGTGAAATGCGGTTTTTTCTAGCCGATTTTTTCGATGCAGTTTCGAGCCTAAATGCTGAAAAAGTGGTGCATGGCGTCATGCTGATGTCTCTGTCAAAAAAGCGCATCGAGACAGAACCGATGGAACAATCCATCATGTTTATCCTGCGACAGTATCAGACTCGTATCGAGCGTAACGAAGACTGGGGTCAGCTGCTGGTCGAACTCTTCTATACGGTCCGGGCACATGGTGTCATTCTTGCCCGCGATTATACACTGTTGGCGAAGGCAATCATTTCCATTGAAGATGTAGGAAGGGGGCTGAGTTCCTCATTCGATATTCGCGAGGTTGCCGAGCCATATATGAAAAAGCTGGCATGGGAGCGCTGGAACCCAGCGAATCTCGTACGCCATACGGTGTGGTCTTTCCAGACACAATTAAGTCGACTGCGCGAGATTCCCGGAGATCTCCAAAGGTTATTTGCGCGACTCGAAGACGGAGATGTAAAGATCCAGATGGAGCATCGTGGATTAGAGGATGCGGGACGGGGATTTCAGGACGCTATAAATCGTCTCGTAATAGGGTTGATTATCGCGGCCCTCATTATTGGCGCTGGCGAGATAATCGGAAATACCATGGAACCCGGCGATAGTATCTTTCAATATCCGACTGTTCTTGGTACCGCCTGTTATGGCGTCGCAATGGTGCTCATGGTCTGGCTTGTTTTCGATGTTTTTCGGTCGCGGTGA
- a CDS encoding SIS domain-containing protein codes for MESAHPQLRVVRDSLMEAIQALIDTYEAGKKLLLCGNGGSAADADHFAAELLKGFAMPRRLRSSERDRLTAEVAENLQNALPAIPLSGFSAFNSAFLNDCDARFAFGQLVWGLGSPGDALVGLSTSGASVNVIRAFEVARAKEMKTIALTGEGGGALAEIADVCISVPSTGTHRVQEFHLPVYHTICLCLEEHFFG; via the coding sequence ATGGAATCGGCTCATCCGCAACTTCGCGTTGTACGCGATAGCTTAATGGAGGCCATCCAGGCATTGATCGATACTTATGAGGCTGGGAAGAAACTCTTGCTTTGTGGTAATGGGGGAAGTGCTGCTGACGCAGATCATTTCGCCGCTGAGTTGCTGAAAGGGTTTGCGATGCCGCGGAGACTGCGCAGCTCTGAGCGCGACCGTCTCACCGCTGAAGTTGCTGAAAATCTACAAAACGCCCTGCCTGCGATCCCGCTTTCTGGCTTTTCTGCCTTCAATTCAGCGTTTTTGAACGACTGCGACGCTCGCTTTGCCTTCGGCCAATTGGTGTGGGGACTGGGCAGTCCCGGAGACGCACTCGTAGGATTGAGTACTTCGGGGGCATCCGTTAACGTTATCCGGGCGTTTGAGGTAGCTCGGGCCAAGGAGATGAAGACCATCGCACTCACCGGCGAAGGCGGCGGGGCATTGGCTGAAATCGCCGATGTATGTATTTCTGTTCCTTCAACAGGGACTCATCGTGTGCAGGAGTTTCATCTGCCGGTCTATCACACCATTTGTCTGTGCTTAGAAGAGCACTTTTTTGGGTGA
- a CDS encoding glycosyltransferase, with protein sequence MTRIFLRSFVQTVGLPQGSFEILLVDDCSRESAEMFVKEFSELPIRYLRNDENCGFGESNNRGASEANGEFLILLNNDLKLKPGWLEPMLGVFDNAEHRAGAVGNIQINTRTRLIDHAGVAFGSDGVPFHARKNRLMYPKGNIAEWPAVTAACMLIRRTVFWEVGGFDTAYRNGSEDIDLCMRLRVAGYHNYVSNSSRVYHHISSSPGRHEFNEQNLEIFMERWRREGEALGSEMWPREYLFRYARHWWKLSPIKFFQACVLLCFRRTKLGS encoded by the coding sequence ATGACGCGGATCTTTCTGCGTAGTTTCGTGCAGACGGTAGGGTTGCCCCAAGGTAGTTTTGAGATCTTGCTGGTTGATGATTGTAGTCGAGAGTCGGCAGAAATGTTTGTGAAAGAATTTTCAGAATTGCCCATACGCTATTTGCGCAACGATGAGAACTGTGGCTTTGGAGAGTCGAATAATCGAGGGGCGTCAGAGGCCAATGGCGAGTTCCTTATTTTGCTCAACAATGACCTGAAGCTGAAGCCAGGTTGGCTTGAGCCGATGCTAGGTGTCTTCGATAATGCAGAGCATCGCGCGGGCGCTGTGGGGAACATACAGATAAATACCCGGACGCGCTTAATCGATCATGCTGGCGTGGCCTTTGGGTCTGATGGCGTCCCGTTCCACGCGCGAAAAAATCGCTTAATGTACCCCAAGGGAAACATCGCGGAATGGCCTGCCGTTACAGCCGCTTGTATGTTGATCCGTCGGACAGTGTTTTGGGAAGTCGGTGGTTTTGATACTGCTTATCGCAACGGATCGGAAGATATAGATCTCTGTATGCGGCTGCGTGTAGCGGGATATCACAATTACGTGTCAAATAGCAGCCGCGTGTATCACCATATAAGCAGCTCTCCTGGACGTCATGAGTTCAATGAACAAAATCTAGAGATTTTTATGGAGCGCTGGCGTCGGGAGGGGGAGGCGCTTGGATCGGAGATGTGGCCGAGGGAATACCTATTCCGTTATGCACGTCACTGGTGGAAGCTGTCTCCCATTAAATTTTTCCAGGCCTGTGTTTTGCTCTGTTTTCGTCGAACGAAGTTGGGTTCGTAA
- a CDS encoding alpha/beta hydrolase produces the protein MNDKIQYVEAGFSFARLNYRYATEAPYPAQLDDVKAALLLICEEAEYFNIDKNNIFLAGHSAGAHLAACLGHAMVDSAFPVSAIACDAGPMNFISLWEYRLLRLNGNPGGMEILLGHSVDADPESAKRASPYHLITDRSPAHFLSYGSEDVVVPPQQGEIYAEALDQAGIDASLTIYEGAGHGSPCFFDSSHNEAVIEFFTKHLS, from the coding sequence TTGAATGATAAGATTCAGTATGTTGAAGCAGGTTTCAGTTTCGCGCGTCTCAACTATCGCTACGCTACGGAAGCCCCCTACCCAGCGCAACTCGATGACGTAAAGGCAGCTCTGCTCCTAATTTGTGAAGAGGCTGAATACTTTAACATAGATAAAAATAATATATTTCTCGCGGGCCATTCGGCTGGGGCACACCTTGCGGCATGTTTAGGACATGCCATGGTGGATAGTGCTTTTCCCGTTTCCGCTATCGCTTGCGATGCGGGTCCAATGAATTTTATTTCCTTGTGGGAGTACCGGCTTCTCAGGCTCAACGGTAATCCAGGAGGCATGGAGATATTACTCGGCCATTCCGTTGATGCAGATCCTGAGTCTGCAAAGCGAGCGAGTCCTTATCACCTCATCACGGATCGTTCGCCCGCTCACTTTTTATCCTATGGATCGGAGGACGTGGTCGTTCCACCACAACAAGGCGAAATTTACGCAGAAGCTTTAGATCAAGCGGGTATCGACGCCTCGCTAACAATTTACGAGGGTGCGGGTCATGGATCGCCTTGTTTTTTTGATTCGAGCCACAATGAGGCGGTAATTGAATTCTTCACAAAGCATTTGAGCTGA
- a CDS encoding alpha/beta hydrolase: MMTDSEPSLPKPLQVFPNVYYTDQRAKRQNFDLYSPRDPEGPSPIILWIHGGAWQKGDKGALNDKIQFVEAGFSFARLNYRYATEAPYPAQLDDAKAALLLICEEAEYFNIDTNNIFLGGHSAGAHLAACLGHAMADTQFPVSAIAFNAGPVEFFSLSEYRRARDKENGGALEILLGHTVDADPESAKRASPYHLITDRSPAHFIAFGAEDVVVPPQQGEIYAEALGKAGVDASLTIYEGAGHVSPCFSDPSHNEAIIQFFTKHLS; this comes from the coding sequence ATGATGACTGATTCCGAACCTTCCCTCCCCAAGCCTTTGCAGGTATTCCCTAATGTATATTATACGGATCAACGGGCCAAGAGACAGAATTTCGACCTTTACAGCCCACGTGATCCTGAAGGACCGAGCCCCATCATTCTCTGGATACACGGTGGAGCGTGGCAAAAAGGCGATAAAGGTGCGCTGAATGATAAGATCCAATTCGTTGAAGCAGGTTTCAGTTTCGCGCGCCTCAACTATCGCTACGCTACGGAAGCCCCCTACCCAGCGCAACTCGATGATGCGAAGGCAGCTCTACTGCTTATTTGCGAAGAGGCTGAGTATTTTAACATAGATACAAACAACATATTTCTTGGCGGTCATTCGGCAGGGGCACACCTTGCGGCATGTTTAGGACATGCGATGGCCGACACCCAGTTTCCCGTCTCTGCCATCGCTTTCAACGCGGGCCCGGTAGAATTTTTCTCTTTGAGTGAATACCGACGAGCTAGAGACAAAGAAAATGGAGGAGCCTTGGAAATATTACTCGGCCATACCGTTGATGCAGATCCTGAGTCTGCAAAGCGAGCGAGTCCTTATCACCTCATCACGGATCGTTCGCCCGCTCACTTTATAGCCTTCGGGGCTGAGGACGTGGTCGTTCCACCACAACAGGGCGAAATCTACGCAGAAGCTTTAGGTAAGGCGGGTGTCGATGCCTCACTAACAATTTATGAGGGTGCGGGTCACGTATCACCCTGTTTCTCTGATCCGAGTCACAATGAGGCGATAATTCAATTCTTCACAAAGCATTTGAGCTGA
- a CDS encoding anion permease, with translation MSDSWHGIHSSIVAFIPVTFMSIFGTIDRNDIKKFSWEVLWLVAGGISLGLTMDLGGASWLIALVNWSSMGPILVIASLILVAYVMSNLISNTVAATMLVPMALTMGVTGAAGEGFDSVLAAISISIAVSFSMLLPISTPPNAIAMSSGLVEGRTLMKIGLLVGITGCALTLLIGLVFWSHFL, from the coding sequence ATGAGTGATTCTTGGCATGGAATCCATTCATCCATCGTTGCCTTTATCCCGGTCACCTTTATGTCCATATTCGGCACCATAGACCGCAACGATATCAAGAAATTCTCCTGGGAGGTCTTATGGCTCGTGGCCGGAGGCATATCGCTCGGACTCACTATGGATTTGGGCGGTGCATCTTGGCTCATCGCTTTAGTTAATTGGTCATCGATGGGTCCCATCCTTGTTATCGCCTCCCTCATTCTCGTTGCCTACGTCATGTCTAACCTTATCTCCAATACAGTTGCTGCGACAATGCTAGTCCCTATGGCACTGACGATGGGTGTGACCGGGGCGGCAGGCGAAGGATTTGACTCCGTGCTGGCTGCAATATCCATCAGCATTGCCGTCAGTTTCTCAATGCTCCTGCCGATTTCCACACCCCCCAACGCCATCGCGATGAGCAGTGGCTTGGTCGAGGGCCGTACCCTGATGAAAATCGGTTTACTGGTAGGAATAACCGGGTGCGCTTTGACACTGTTGATCGGATTGGTTTTCTGGTCCCATTTCCTCTAA
- a CDS encoding toxin-antitoxin system, antitoxin component, which translates to MPQLNLYLDPETQKRAKEAASRSGLSLSGWVRNQISEVLDSDTKWPDGYAGLFGSLKHLEVDSIRQDAKTVDIPREPL; encoded by the coding sequence ATGCCGCAGTTGAACCTCTATCTCGATCCAGAAACTCAAAAACGAGCAAAGGAAGCAGCGAGTCGTAGTGGACTGTCGCTCTCGGGTTGGGTGCGGAACCAGATCTCAGAGGTGCTTGATTCAGATACCAAATGGCCCGATGGGTATGCAGGACTATTTGGTTCGTTGAAACACCTTGAAGTGGATTCGATCAGACAAGATGCTAAGACAGTGGATATCCCAAGGGAACCGTTGTGA
- a CDS encoding ATP-binding cassette domain-containing protein, whose protein sequence is MLLGPNGSGKTTLLSMLNGMAAPSRGSLICFGQKYGQSNWNRVKEQIGMVSARVHHFIEPNQPVKWVVLSGRYAQINFWGEERRDELEEVRELLEAWGIDGYGDEPFGQISQGERQRCLICRALMAKPRLLILDEPCAGLDPVAREHFLKDIDALAKDIKGPTLLLVTHHVEEIRGCFQQALLLSKGRQIAAGPIGETVTSAPLSEMFGQSVEVEGVAGNLRLNVG, encoded by the coding sequence GTGCTTCTCGGTCCCAATGGGTCGGGCAAGACGACGCTACTCTCGATGCTCAATGGCATGGCTGCTCCTTCGCGGGGAAGTCTGATCTGTTTTGGGCAAAAGTATGGGCAGTCGAATTGGAATCGGGTAAAAGAGCAGATCGGAATGGTGAGTGCCCGGGTGCATCATTTTATTGAGCCCAATCAACCCGTGAAGTGGGTGGTGCTCAGTGGTCGCTATGCACAGATAAACTTCTGGGGTGAAGAGCGGCGGGATGAATTAGAAGAAGTGCGTGAGCTTTTGGAAGCTTGGGGGATCGACGGGTATGGAGATGAGCCGTTTGGCCAAATATCACAAGGTGAGCGTCAGCGCTGTTTGATCTGCCGGGCACTCATGGCCAAACCAAGACTCCTTATCTTAGACGAACCGTGCGCTGGATTGGATCCCGTGGCTCGGGAACACTTTTTGAAGGATATTGATGCTTTGGCAAAGGATATAAAGGGGCCAACACTGTTGTTGGTAACTCACCACGTGGAGGAGATTCGAGGGTGTTTTCAGCAGGCGCTTCTGCTCAGCAAGGGGAGACAAATCGCAGCTGGGCCCATTGGAGAGACGGTGACCTCTGCCCCATTGAGCGAGATGTTTGGGCAATCCGTCGAAGTTGAGGGTGTTGCCGGAAACTTAAGGCTGAATGTCGGATGA
- a CDS encoding type II toxin-antitoxin system VapC family toxin, translating into MKFCLDTNTIIYALNGRYPVVRRRMLSLEPGQIFVPEIVRAELLFGALKSNNPKETTERVNSFLRPLNFLAFQDEVVSAYARIRHELEKIGMPIGPNDLLIAATALAHDLILVTHNVREFSRVSGLETEDWCQ; encoded by the coding sequence GTGAAATTTTGCCTCGATACTAACACAATTATATATGCCCTTAATGGGAGGTATCCGGTCGTTCGTAGACGCATGCTCAGTCTGGAACCTGGACAGATCTTCGTTCCTGAGATTGTGCGAGCCGAGCTCTTATTTGGAGCGTTGAAGAGTAATAACCCCAAAGAGACTACCGAGCGTGTAAATTCTTTTTTGCGTCCGCTCAATTTTTTGGCTTTTCAGGATGAAGTCGTTTCGGCTTATGCCCGGATCAGACACGAACTCGAAAAAATCGGAATGCCCATTGGACCTAATGATCTATTGATTGCAGCAACAGCTTTGGCCCATGATCTGATCTTAGTGACACACAATGTCCGTGAGTTTAGCCGAGTGAGCGGACTAGAAACCGAAGATTGGTGTCAGTAA